A part of Cannabis sativa cultivar Pink pepper isolate KNU-18-1 chromosome 6, ASM2916894v1, whole genome shotgun sequence genomic DNA contains:
- the LOC115695801 gene encoding probable tetraacyldisaccharide 4'-kinase, mitochondrial, with protein MEKLRKAVNEIAYCKDLTKLSPLHRTLVPVLSFASALYSVALSLRCSLYQSGLIHRNRLAVPLISVGNLTWGGNGKTPMVEFLAFWLADSGISPLILSRGYAGGDETKMLQRHLLGRPVRIGVGANRAATASSFFEKYGYVDPSTVSERLWVGAKGPSHFGSEEIGVAILDDGMQHWSLRRNIEIVMVNGVTLWGNCHLLPLGPLREPLIALKRADVVVIHHADLLSEKKLKDIELMVRDVKESLPIFFTTMAPSHFSDVRNFNSNKPLETLCNTIVLCVSAIGSANAFVQGIKKLGAVYVDQLEFSDHHMFQLTDIKIVRERLEELEKKFCSKPIVVVTEKDYDRDPDILKHLNPFEVLVLCSQLQIISRKGITEDGFKELLKEMLIDIPGRECK; from the exons ATGGAGAAACTGAGGAAGGCAGTGAACGAGATCGCGTACTGTAAGGACCTCACTAAGCTTTCTCCTCTACATCGTACGTTGGTCCCTGTGCTCTCATTCGCATCCGCTCTCTACAGCGTTGCTCTTTCTCTTCGCTGCTCTCTCTACCAGTCTGGCCTCATTCATCGCAATCG GTTGGCAGTTCCGTTAATTAGTGTTGGGAATTTGACATGGGGAGGTAATGGGAAGACACCCATGGTGGAGTTTCTTGCGTTTTGGCTAGCCGATTCTGGAATTTCACCTCTCATTCTTAGTAGG GGTTATGCTGGTGGGGATGAAACTAAAATGCTCCAAAGACATCTTTTAGGAAGACCTGTGCGTATTGGAGTTGGTGCAAATAGGGCAGCCACTGCTTCttctttctttgaaaaatatGGTTATGTTGATCCCAGTACAGTCTCTGAAAGACTTTGGGTTGGTGCAAAAGGACCAAGTCATTTTGGATCCGAAGAAATTGGTGTTGCCATTTTAGATGATGGAATGCAG CATTGGAGCTTGCGAAGGAATATTGAGATTGTAATGGTTAATGGAGTAACGCTGTGGGGAAATTGCCATTTACTTCCTCTCGGACCCTTACGAGAACCTTTGATTGCACTTAAACGTGCAGATGTTGTTGTCATCCATCATGCAGACTTG CTTTCGGAGAAAAAACTCAAAGACATTGAGTTAATGGTACGAGATGTAAAGGAATCTCTACCCATTTTCTTCACTACAATGGCTCCTTCTCATTTTTCTGATGTGAGAAATTTCAACTCAAATAAACCTTTGGAAACATTGTGTAACACCATCGTATTATGTGTCTCTGCCATTGGTTCTGCAAATGCATTTGTGCAGGGCATCAAGAAG TTGGGAGCAGTTTATGTTGATCAACTTGAATTCAGCGACCATCACATGTTTCAGCTCACC GATATCAAGATTGTGAGAGAGAGACTTGAAGAGTTGGAGAAGAAATTTTGTTCCAAGCCCATCGTTGTAGTTACAGAAAAG GATTATGATAGAGACCCAGATATTCTAAAGCACCTGAATCCTTTTGAAGTTTTGGTACTTTGTTCTCAGTTGCAAATCATATCTCGCAAGGGAATTACTGAAGATGGCTTCAAGGAACTTTTGAAGGAGATGCTAATAGATATACCAGGTAGAGAATGTAAATAG